In a genomic window of Tissierella sp. Yu-01:
- a CDS encoding methyl-accepting chemotaxis protein — MKLKNKIILFTTMVCIISILFVSGVNYFFAITKLEDEINSKVEIEAEKISMDIDSWISTQKTVLSELINSMVTFDDFKHENVCDFLKAATERNPGNFYYGSLEGLPYLHPNRRVIDYDPTERVWYVGAEEIDDFYIAEPYVDTETLNMVISISKAFETKDGRKGVLATDIQIDYLVDLISQVKISDDSYAFLLDNNGNIITHLNDEYKPLENRVTNIKDILNGEFVSISEAENLDLYDRSIIDYDGVERYFFSADILESDWKVGVAISSDYATYTIDNVFRYTVLGTIIVLVFTICLSLYISYSITKPIISSADLAEKIGNLNLLKQIDAKDLKRKDEIGKMYNSFNNIIVKLKLFMEDMDSSIETNHEIYKKTIDELGKLTDLAEETSATTEELSANMEETTASIVTITEAATNIEKAIVGFSEEIEKGAYTSNEISSKADSLSEQFIQAKQNTMEVYASTKDDIQRAMVAAKGVSKIEILSNAILEISDQTSLLSLNAAIEAARAGESGRGFAVVAEEIRKLAEGSNRTVIEIQNVTHDITSAVNQLVDNTSNLISFLENDILGDYEMMVSAVQSYKEDGASLNDMISDLSATAEELSATVTNITTSMSDVAVTVEDSNQATMNIAEKNMNIVQAIEKINFIMERNKEVSEKLEKIVSEVKY, encoded by the coding sequence ATGAAGCTAAAAAACAAAATAATTCTTTTTACTACCATGGTTTGCATTATTAGTATTTTGTTTGTTTCTGGAGTGAATTATTTCTTTGCTATTACCAAGCTTGAAGATGAAATAAATAGCAAGGTAGAAATAGAAGCAGAAAAAATTTCAATGGATATTGACAGCTGGATATCTACACAAAAGACAGTATTGTCGGAATTAATTAATAGCATGGTTACTTTTGATGATTTTAAACATGAAAATGTATGTGACTTTTTAAAGGCTGCTACAGAAAGGAATCCAGGAAATTTCTATTATGGATCACTTGAAGGATTGCCATATCTACATCCAAATCGCCGTGTAATTGATTATGATCCTACGGAAAGAGTTTGGTATGTAGGTGCAGAAGAGATAGATGATTTTTACATAGCTGAACCTTATGTTGATACTGAGACTTTAAATATGGTAATATCCATATCTAAGGCTTTTGAAACAAAGGATGGTAGAAAAGGTGTTTTAGCGACAGATATACAAATTGATTATCTAGTAGACTTAATTTCCCAAGTAAAAATCTCAGATGATTCATATGCATTTTTGCTCGATAACAATGGTAATATAATTACACATCTTAATGATGAGTACAAGCCTCTAGAGAATCGAGTAACGAATATCAAAGATATTTTAAACGGAGAATTTGTAAGTATATCTGAAGCAGAGAATTTAGACCTATATGACAGAAGTATTATAGATTATGATGGAGTTGAAAGATACTTCTTTTCAGCAGATATACTTGAATCTGATTGGAAGGTTGGAGTTGCTATTTCTTCAGATTATGCTACATATACAATCGATAATGTTTTTAGATATACTGTTTTAGGAACAATAATCGTATTAGTTTTTACTATTTGTTTATCTTTATATATATCATATTCTATAACTAAACCAATAATTTCCTCTGCTGATTTAGCTGAAAAAATAGGAAATTTGAACCTATTAAAGCAAATCGATGCAAAGGACCTAAAAAGAAAAGATGAAATTGGAAAGATGTACAATTCATTTAATAATATAATTGTTAAACTTAAATTATTCATGGAGGATATGGATAGCTCTATTGAAACAAATCATGAAATCTATAAAAAGACTATAGATGAACTAGGAAAACTCACTGATTTAGCAGAAGAAACTTCCGCGACTACTGAAGAACTATCTGCCAATATGGAAGAAACAACAGCATCTATAGTGACTATAACTGAAGCTGCAACTAATATTGAGAAAGCAATAGTTGGTTTTTCTGAGGAGATTGAGAAGGGTGCTTATACTTCTAATGAGATAAGCTCAAAGGCGGATAGTTTGAGTGAGCAATTTATACAGGCAAAACAGAATACAATGGAAGTTTATGCTTCAACTAAAGATGATATACAAAGAGCAATGGTTGCTGCTAAGGGTGTAAGTAAAATAGAAATTCTATCAAATGCAATACTGGAAATATCAGATCAGACAAGCTTATTAAGTCTAAATGCTGCAATTGAAGCTGCAAGAGCAGGAGAATCAGGTAGAGGTTTTGCTGTCGTGGCTGAGGAAATAAGAAAATTAGCGGAAGGCTCAAATAGAACAGTCATTGAGATTCAAAATGTTACTCATGATATAACTAGTGCTGTAAACCAGCTTGTTGATAATACAAGTAACTTAATTAGCTTCCTTGAAAATGATATTTTAGGGGACTATGAAATGATGGTTTCTGCTGTTCAAAGCTACAAGGAAGATGGAGCGTCGCTTAATGATATGATATCAGATTTATCTGCAACTGCAGAGGAACTATCAGCAACAGTAACTAATATTACAACATCAATGTCTGATGTTGCAGTAACTGTAGAAGATTCTAACCAGGCTACAATGAATATTGCTGAAAAAAACATGAATATTGTTCAAGCTATTGAAAAAATTAATTTCATTATGGAAAGGAATAAAGAAGTATCAGAAAAACTTGAAAAGATAGTATCTGAAGTAAAATACTAA
- a CDS encoding SPFH domain-containing protein, translated as MGYIIGGGVFLVLIVFLFLCWRKVSADKAMVITGLKKRVLSGKGGFMIPFLETSCKISLENISMTTDVLEAPSKQGIFVDVVGTAIVKVKNDRDSILKAVEQFSVSGHSDNTVNVISKMVEQILEGKLRGIVSTLTVEQINEDRAAFEQRIEDDIREELNFMGLQLVSYSILKIATQGGYLENRAIPQIASAKADADIATAERKRDTEIKTADATRVGQKAQIEAETAIAEVQRDKALKVESYRAEQDRAKADADVAYKLKEIENEALVAEQQAALAKKNAIVVEERLVAEVKKPADANKYHTEVKAEADKIKAIKEAEAQAEAIRIKAIAEADALKIEAIAEAEAIKVRGLAEADSIRAKGLAEAEAKDRLAEAMAKYGEAAIVELIVSRLPEMMMAVSKPLEQVDKITIIDNGGNEGASKLTRLITDVTTNGFQTVKDITGVDINEIIKDYTNRDKKEIEAEEWS; from the coding sequence ATGGGTTACATAATAGGTGGAGGAGTTTTTTTAGTCCTTATTGTATTTTTATTCCTTTGCTGGAGAAAAGTGTCTGCAGATAAGGCAATGGTTATTACTGGCCTTAAGAAGAGGGTTTTATCAGGGAAAGGTGGATTTATGATACCATTCCTAGAGACATCCTGCAAGATATCACTGGAAAATATATCAATGACAACAGATGTATTAGAAGCTCCATCTAAACAAGGTATCTTTGTAGACGTAGTAGGTACAGCAATTGTAAAGGTTAAGAATGATAGAGACAGCATATTAAAGGCTGTTGAACAATTTAGTGTTAGTGGACATAGTGACAATACAGTAAATGTAATAAGTAAGATGGTTGAACAAATCCTTGAAGGGAAATTAAGAGGAATAGTATCAACACTTACAGTAGAGCAAATCAACGAAGACAGAGCAGCCTTTGAACAACGCATTGAGGATGATATAAGAGAAGAATTAAACTTCATGGGATTACAACTTGTTTCCTACAGTATATTAAAGATAGCAACTCAAGGAGGATATTTAGAAAATAGAGCAATTCCTCAAATTGCTTCAGCTAAAGCAGATGCTGATATTGCAACTGCTGAAAGAAAGAGAGATACAGAAATCAAGACTGCTGATGCAACAAGAGTAGGTCAAAAGGCGCAAATTGAAGCAGAAACGGCAATAGCAGAAGTTCAAAGAGATAAGGCTTTAAAGGTTGAAAGCTATAGAGCCGAACAAGATAGAGCTAAGGCCGATGCGGATGTTGCATACAAACTTAAAGAAATAGAAAATGAAGCTCTTGTTGCAGAACAACAAGCAGCACTTGCTAAAAAGAATGCTATAGTAGTAGAAGAGAGATTAGTTGCAGAGGTAAAAAAACCAGCGGATGCTAATAAGTACCATACAGAGGTCAAAGCAGAGGCTGATAAAATAAAAGCCATAAAAGAGGCAGAAGCTCAAGCTGAAGCTATTAGAATAAAAGCTATTGCAGAAGCTGATGCTTTAAAGATTGAGGCAATAGCAGAAGCAGAAGCAATAAAAGTTAGAGGACTTGCTGAGGCTGATTCAATCAGGGCTAAGGGGCTAGCAGAAGCAGAAGCAAAAGACAGATTAGCTGAAGCTATGGCTAAATATGGTGAGGCAGCTATAGTTGAATTAATAGTTTCAAGATTACCTGAAATGATGATGGCAGTATCTAAGCCTTTAGAACAAGTAGATAAAATTACTATCATAGATAATGGAGGTAATGAAGGTGCTTCTAAACTAACTAGGCTTATAACAGACGTTACTACAAATGGATTTCAAACTGTAAAGGATATTACCGGCGTTGATATAAACGAAATAATTAAAGATTATACTAATAGAGATAAAAAGGAAATTGAAGCTGAAGAGTGGTCTTAG
- a CDS encoding sigma-70 family RNA polymerase sigma factor, with protein MDTENLLIDKAKSGDEYSFSKLINTYENYVFAIILNFVKDQNDIENIAQEVFLQVYVSLPRFDNDNFKGWIGRIASSKSIDFLRKKKAKYREEVIEDEVLEKVDLNRDDSPEVYLVKKERHEQLLIMINSIPNIYRDVLIKFYFQEKSYEIIANEEGVSVKTIASRLYRAKLLLKENWRDKYEAL; from the coding sequence ATGGACACTGAAAATCTATTAATAGATAAGGCTAAATCAGGGGATGAATATTCATTTTCTAAGCTAATCAATACATATGAAAATTATGTATTTGCAATAATACTTAATTTTGTAAAGGATCAAAATGATATTGAAAATATAGCTCAAGAAGTATTCCTTCAAGTTTATGTTTCCCTACCTAGATTTGATAATGATAACTTTAAGGGATGGATTGGACGTATAGCTTCAAGTAAATCAATTGATTTTCTAAGGAAGAAAAAGGCTAAGTATAGGGAAGAAGTCATAGAGGATGAAGTTTTAGAAAAGGTAGATTTAAATAGAGATGATAGCCCAGAAGTATATTTAGTTAAGAAGGAGAGGCATGAGCAATTACTAATTATGATAAATAGCATCCCTAATATTTACAGAGACGTACTTATTAAATTCTATTTTCAAGAAAAGTCCTATGAAATAATTGCAAATGAGGAAGGTGTAAGTGTAAAAACTATAGCATCAAGGTTATATAGAGCAAAGCTGCTACTAAAAGAGAATTGGAGGGATAAATATGAAGCATTATGA
- the guaB gene encoding IMP dehydrogenase translates to MKFIGEGLTFDDVLLVPGKSEVLPRETNISTQLTKKIKLNIPLMSAGMDTVTESRMAIAMAREGGIGIIHKNMSIEQQAMEVDKVKRSEHGIITDPFFLSPNHMVSDALELMERYRISGVPITNENGKLVGIITNRDIRFERETSKKIESVMTKENLVTANEGISMDDALDIMKNHKIEKLPIVDEEFMLKGLITIKDIEKSIQYPNSARDKDGRLLAGAAVGVTGDMLERVEALVKSKVDVIILDTAHGHSKGVMDAVKTIKTNYPNLQVIAGNVATAEATVDLIKAGADAIKVGIGPGSICTTRVVTGIGVPQITAVIDCAEAAKEYEVPVIADGGVKYSGDIPKALAAGANVVMAGSLFAGTDESPGEEILYEGKRYKVYRGMGSLGAMNSGSNDRYFQENTKKYVPEGVEGRVHYKGSLSEVVYQLMGGLKSGMGYCGARTIPDLQEKARFIKITSASLIENHPHDIQITKESPNYSRR, encoded by the coding sequence TTGAAATTTATCGGTGAAGGTTTAACATTTGATGATGTACTATTGGTACCTGGAAAATCTGAGGTACTACCTAGGGAAACAAATATCTCAACACAATTAACAAAAAAAATAAAACTTAATATCCCTTTGATGAGTGCAGGGATGGATACTGTAACTGAGTCGAGAATGGCAATTGCTATGGCAAGAGAAGGTGGAATTGGAATTATTCATAAGAATATGTCCATAGAGCAGCAAGCTATGGAGGTTGATAAAGTAAAAAGGTCAGAGCATGGAATTATAACAGATCCATTTTTCCTATCTCCTAACCATATGGTTTCTGATGCATTAGAATTAATGGAGAGATACAGAATATCTGGAGTTCCTATCACTAATGAGAATGGTAAGCTAGTTGGAATTATTACGAATAGAGATATAAGATTTGAACGTGAAACATCCAAAAAAATTGAGTCTGTTATGACAAAGGAGAATCTTGTAACTGCAAATGAAGGCATATCCATGGATGATGCTCTAGATATAATGAAGAACCATAAGATAGAAAAACTACCAATTGTTGATGAAGAATTTATGTTAAAGGGTTTAATTACAATTAAGGATATCGAAAAGTCAATACAATATCCTAATTCAGCAAGAGATAAAGATGGAAGACTATTAGCAGGTGCAGCTGTAGGTGTTACAGGAGATATGCTTGAAAGAGTCGAAGCACTTGTAAAGTCTAAAGTTGATGTTATAATATTAGACACTGCACATGGACATTCAAAGGGAGTAATGGATGCTGTTAAGACAATTAAGACTAATTATCCTAACCTTCAAGTAATTGCTGGTAATGTAGCTACAGCTGAAGCCACAGTTGATTTAATTAAAGCTGGTGCAGATGCTATTAAGGTAGGTATTGGACCTGGTTCAATTTGTACAACAAGAGTTGTTACAGGAATTGGAGTACCACAAATAACTGCAGTTATAGATTGTGCAGAAGCAGCTAAGGAATATGAAGTTCCAGTAATTGCAGATGGTGGTGTTAAATATTCTGGTGATATACCTAAAGCTTTGGCGGCTGGAGCGAATGTAGTAATGGCAGGATCATTATTTGCAGGAACAGATGAAAGTCCGGGAGAAGAAATATTATATGAAGGAAAGAGATATAAAGTTTACAGAGGTATGGGTTCTTTAGGTGCTATGAATTCAGGAAGTAATGATAGATACTTCCAAGAGAATACAAAGAAGTATGTACCTGAAGGTGTAGAAGGAAGAGTACATTATAAGGGTTCCCTTAGCGAAGTAGTATATCAGCTAATGGGGGGGTTAAAATCTGGAATGGGATATTGTGGAGCAAGAACAATACCTGACTTACAGGAAAAAGCAAGATTCATAAAGATAACTTCTGCTTCCTTAATAGAAAACCATCCACATGATATACAAATTACAAAGGAATCTCCAAACTATTCAAGAAGGTAG
- a CDS encoding spore coat protein, with the protein MKEDFLDIRKAEGMPNLIDNTIALEFLIMAKSAVTNIATALTESSSIKVRDTMNQELQYALDLHEKIYQLMMKKGWFYPEDIVKQIEIDIKAAQTALEIAELNLFPGDTDRLGMFATPSK; encoded by the coding sequence ATGAAGGAAGACTTTCTTGATATTAGAAAAGCTGAAGGAATGCCAAATCTAATTGATAATACAATAGCTCTAGAGTTTTTAATAATGGCAAAATCAGCTGTGACTAATATTGCAACTGCTTTAACTGAATCTAGTTCAATTAAGGTGAGAGATACAATGAATCAGGAATTACAATATGCATTGGATTTGCATGAGAAAATATATCAATTAATGATGAAAAAAGGATGGTTTTATCCTGAGGATATTGTTAAACAAATTGAGATAGATATAAAAGCTGCTCAAACAGCATTGGAAATAGCAGAGCTTAATTTATTTCCAGGAGATACAGATAGACTTGGTATGTTTGCAACACCAAGTAAATAG
- a CDS encoding zinc-dependent alcohol dehydrogenase, protein MKAVTYQGIKKVQVKKVEDPKIEKNDDIIVKLTTTGICGSDLHLIHAMVPNLPQGYIIGHEPVGVVEEIGSGVESLKKGDRVIVPFNVSCGECYYCKHELTSLCDNSNPNGETGGFFGYSNTFGGYPGGQAEYMRVPYGNFTPFKVPEDCEMEDEKLVLLSDVIPTAYWSVDNAGVKKGDTVIVLGSGPIGLLVQKFAWMKGAKRVIALDYIDYRLKHAEKTNKVEVVNIEDHPVIGEYLREITKGGADVVIDCIGMDGKMTPLEFLASGAKLHGGALGGLKIASQCVRKAGTIQVTGVYGGRYGGFPLGDLFARGIIVKGGQAPVIPYMSFLYSLMDRDKFDPTDIITHVLPLDDAQHGYDIFDTKQDNCIKVVLKP, encoded by the coding sequence ATGAAGGCTGTAACATATCAAGGTATAAAAAAGGTTCAGGTTAAAAAAGTAGAAGATCCTAAGATAGAAAAGAATGATGATATAATTGTAAAGCTTACAACTACAGGTATATGTGGTTCAGACTTACATCTTATTCATGCCATGGTGCCAAATCTACCGCAGGGCTACATTATAGGTCATGAACCAGTAGGCGTAGTAGAAGAAATAGGAAGTGGGGTAGAAAGCCTTAAAAAAGGTGATAGAGTAATAGTACCCTTTAATGTAAGCTGTGGAGAATGCTATTATTGTAAACATGAATTGACAAGTCTTTGTGATAATTCAAATCCTAATGGAGAGACAGGTGGATTTTTTGGATATTCAAATACATTTGGAGGATATCCAGGAGGTCAAGCGGAATATATGAGAGTACCTTATGGTAATTTTACACCATTTAAAGTTCCAGAGGATTGTGAAATGGAAGATGAGAAATTAGTATTATTAAGTGACGTTATCCCTACAGCATATTGGAGCGTAGATAATGCAGGTGTAAAAAAAGGTGATACGGTCATCGTATTAGGAAGCGGTCCTATAGGATTATTAGTTCAGAAGTTTGCATGGATGAAGGGTGCTAAGAGAGTTATAGCATTGGACTATATAGATTATAGACTAAAGCATGCAGAAAAGACTAATAAAGTTGAAGTTGTAAATATAGAAGACCATCCTGTAATAGGAGAGTATTTAAGAGAAATCACTAAAGGTGGAGCAGATGTGGTAATAGACTGCATAGGAATGGATGGGAAAATGACTCCTTTGGAATTCTTGGCTTCAGGAGCAAAACTTCATGGTGGAGCCTTAGGAGGTCTTAAAATTGCATCTCAGTGTGTTAGAAAGGCTGGAACAATACAGGTTACAGGTGTTTATGGTGGAAGATACGGAGGTTTTCCTTTAGGAGACTTATTTGCTAGAGGGATTATAGTTAAAGGTGGTCAAGCGCCAGTTATACCATATATGTCATTCTTATATAGCCTAATGGACAGAGATAAGTTTGATCCAACAGATATAATCACCCACGTTCTCCCATTAGATGATGCACAGCATGGATATGATATTTTTGATACAAAGCAGGATAATTGTATAAAAGTGGTTTTAAAACCGTGA
- a CDS encoding spore coat protein, with protein MNNLMKKMTGLSSMSNQVIATDMLIATKSSVRNYALALTETTSPDIRAVLRRHLNDAIETHGKMTTYMVDNEYYLPNDLSEQIQLDLETADTALNLPKPN; from the coding sequence ATGAATAATTTAATGAAAAAAATGACAGGATTAAGTAGTATGAGTAATCAGGTCATAGCTACAGATATGCTTATTGCTACAAAAAGCAGTGTTAGAAATTATGCATTAGCTTTGACTGAAACAACTTCGCCTGATATTAGAGCAGTTTTAAGAAGACATCTAAATGATGCAATAGAAACTCATGGGAAAATGACAACCTATATGGTAGATAATGAATATTATTTACCAAATGATTTAAGCGAACAGATTCAATTAGATTTAGAAACTGCAGATACAGCATTAAATTTACCAAAACCTAACTAA
- a CDS encoding sensor histidine kinase has translation MIRDKRILIIKLLVTFMLFIAAINYENALINRTLIYAFLFILYLISNIGRYFLKKEDTVLISFIIELFIIYLFEYYSRYQVNYIFHIFYFLMLLEIPIYFNNKKSIIFSLITLIISNIKFINLIYLKPSFGSISQGGFFLFTGIFLALLMNFLKYYKVEEEKKRLLNKELMEANIRLNEMTIIEERNRIARDLHDTIGHGLTGTIMSLEIVQVLIDEDIEKAKKMVIDLKESTRENLVNVREVVGTLNPNENISKGIESIKELIKSFTSKSNIKVNFEIEGIPVKTSPNSNIVIYRTIQEGLTNAIRHGKANLINIKLMYSHDSITLHIKDNGTGVEEILKGFGLRAMEDRVFSLGGNISFFSKDGFSILLNLPLEVQND, from the coding sequence ATGATTAGGGACAAAAGAATTTTAATAATTAAATTGTTAGTTACATTTATGTTATTTATAGCAGCAATAAATTATGAAAATGCGCTGATAAATAGAACACTTATATATGCTTTTCTATTCATACTATATCTCATTTCTAATATTGGGAGATATTTTTTAAAGAAGGAAGATACAGTACTAATATCTTTTATTATTGAACTATTTATTATATATTTATTTGAATACTACTCAAGATATCAGGTTAATTACATTTTTCATATTTTTTATTTTCTCATGCTACTTGAAATTCCCATATATTTTAACAACAAGAAGAGTATTATATTTAGTCTTATAACGTTGATAATCTCAAATATAAAATTTATAAATTTAATATATTTAAAACCAAGCTTTGGTAGTATATCACAGGGAGGATTTTTTCTATTTACGGGTATTTTTCTAGCTCTACTTATGAATTTTCTTAAATATTATAAAGTAGAAGAGGAAAAGAAAAGGTTGTTGAATAAGGAGCTTATGGAGGCAAATATAAGATTGAATGAGATGACCATCATTGAAGAACGCAACAGAATAGCTCGGGATTTACATGATACAATTGGTCATGGTCTAACAGGCACTATCATGAGCTTAGAAATAGTACAAGTATTAATTGATGAAGATATTGAAAAAGCCAAGAAGATGGTAATAGATCTTAAGGAGAGCACAAGAGAAAATCTTGTGAATGTAAGAGAAGTTGTTGGTACACTTAATCCAAATGAAAATATATCAAAGGGTATAGAATCTATTAAGGAATTGATTAAATCATTTACCAGTAAATCAAATATAAAAGTTAACTTTGAGATTGAAGGTATTCCAGTAAAAACAAGTCCGAATTCGAATATCGTAATATATAGAACTATTCAGGAGGGGCTTACTAACGCAATAAGACATGGAAAGGCTAATCTGATAAATATTAAACTAATGTATAGTCACGATTCAATTACATTACATATAAAAGATAACGGAACAGGAGTAGAAGAAATTCTTAAAGGATTTGGATTAAGGGCAATGGAGGATAGGGTATTTTCCTTAGGTGGAAATATTTCATTCTTTTCAAAAGATGGCTTTAGTATATTATTAAACTTACCTTTGGAGGTGCAAAATGATTAA
- a CDS encoding response regulator transcription factor, translating into MINLAIVDDQSIMREGLSFMLSKRDNFKVMGTGENGRDAYELCINNHIDVMLLDIKMPLMDGVEATKLIKRDFPHTNIIILTTFNDDEYIFDALKYGASGYLLKDATIEKIVEAILEAHNGGVLIQPNVAKKMVDMFSQMTPDEVEIDKRVNDLTEREKDIMRRLGEGMSNKEIAKSLFISEGTVKNHITSILNKLDLRDRTQLALFAVKNHII; encoded by the coding sequence ATGATTAATTTAGCAATTGTTGATGATCAAAGTATCATGAGGGAAGGATTAAGTTTTATGCTTTCTAAAAGAGATAACTTCAAAGTTATGGGAACTGGGGAAAATGGACGTGATGCTTATGAATTATGTATCAATAATCATATAGATGTTATGCTTTTAGATATTAAGATGCCTTTAATGGATGGGGTAGAAGCTACAAAATTAATAAAGAGAGACTTTCCTCATACTAATATAATCATACTTACAACTTTTAATGACGATGAGTATATATTTGATGCATTAAAATACGGTGCCTCAGGATATCTTCTTAAGGATGCTACCATAGAAAAAATAGTTGAGGCAATTTTAGAAGCCCATAATGGTGGTGTGTTAATTCAACCAAATGTAGCTAAAAAGATGGTAGATATGTTTTCACAAATGACTCCAGATGAAGTAGAAATAGATAAAAGAGTAAATGACTTGACTGAAAGAGAAAAGGATATAATGCGAAGATTGGGAGAGGGTATGTCAAATAAGGAAATAGCAAAGTCCTTATTTATAAGTGAAGGAACAGTTAAAAATCACATCACATCAATACTGAACAAGCTCGACTTAAGAGATAGGACCCAATTAGCCTTATTTGCAGTTAAAAATCATATAATTTAG
- a CDS encoding ABC transporter ATP-binding protein encodes MVVLDIKGISKSFKDLKAVDDLSFSIDEGEIFGLLGPNGAGKSTTISMISSLNKPDEGDILYKKMSILKGSKTLEKELGMVPQDIALYPTLSGYDNLKFWGHVYGIRGKDLKLRIEETAELIGLSDRLKDRVDKYSGGMKRRLNIGVALIHKPRLLIMDEPTVGIDPQSRNHILNTVKMLNKEGMTIVYTSHYMEEVEELCNRICIMDRGKLLASGTKDELIKLVNGKEKIDVQFEALNDLVVEEIKKLSYIGEVSVLDNKVSIISEKAENLLGDLLQIIKTSNAKILSIDVQKPTLETVFLHLTGRALRD; translated from the coding sequence ATGGTAGTTTTGGATATCAAAGGTATTTCTAAGAGCTTTAAAGATTTAAAAGCTGTAGATGATTTGAGTTTTTCAATAGATGAAGGAGAGATATTTGGGCTTCTAGGACCTAATGGTGCAGGTAAGTCCACGACAATATCCATGATCTCATCATTAAATAAACCAGATGAAGGTGACATCCTCTATAAAAAAATGAGTATATTGAAAGGTTCCAAAACCCTTGAAAAAGAATTAGGAATGGTACCTCAGGATATAGCCTTATACCCTACACTAAGTGGCTATGATAATCTAAAATTTTGGGGGCACGTATATGGTATTAGGGGTAAGGACTTAAAGTTGAGAATAGAGGAAACAGCAGAATTGATAGGACTTTCAGACAGGCTCAAAGACAGAGTTGATAAATATTCTGGTGGTATGAAGAGAAGGCTAAATATTGGTGTCGCTCTTATTCATAAACCAAGACTATTAATAATGGATGAGCCAACAGTAGGAATTGATCCTCAATCAAGAAATCATATATTGAATACTGTGAAAATGCTAAATAAGGAAGGTATGACAATCGTTTATACATCTCATTATATGGAAGAAGTCGAAGAACTCTGTAATAGAATATGCATTATGGATAGAGGAAAACTACTTGCCAGTGGCACCAAGGATGAATTAATTAAACTTGTCAATGGTAAGGAAAAAATTGATGTTCAATTTGAGGCTCTTAATGATTTAGTTGTAGAAGAAATAAAGAAGTTATCATATATTGGAGAAGTATCAGTCCTAGACAATAAGGTAAGCATCATTAGTGAAAAGGCAGAGAATTTATTAGGTGATTTATTACAAATTATAAAAACTAGTAATGCCAAGATATTATCAATAGATGTTCAAAAACCAACATTAGAAACAGTGTTTCTTCATTTAACAGGGCGAGCCCTAAGGGATTAG